From Mycobacterium lacus, one genomic window encodes:
- a CDS encoding phosphoribosyl-ATP diphosphatase, producing MEQSLAVKTFEDLFAELGERARIRPAGSATVAALDAGIHALGKKILEEAGEVWLAAEHEPNDALAEEISQLLYWTQVLMISRGLSLEDVYRKL from the coding sequence ATGGAACAATCCCTGGCCGTGAAGACCTTCGAGGATCTGTTCGCCGAACTCGGCGAGCGCGCCCGCATCCGGCCGGCCGGCAGCGCAACGGTGGCTGCGCTGGACGCCGGGATACATGCGCTGGGCAAGAAGATCTTGGAGGAGGCCGGCGAAGTGTGGTTGGCCGCCGAGCACGAACCCAACGACGCGCTGGCCGAGGAGATCAGCCAGTTGCTCTACTGGACCCAGGTGCTGATGATCTCCCGTGGATTGTCCCTCGAAGACGTCTATCGGAAGCTGTGA